The DNA sequence TAAAGGGATAACCTCCCGTTGCAGCGTGGTACTAATGTGATTCCAGGTGCCCTTCTGGCTGGTAGTATAGGTCCAGTTAGAAGCGTCTCTTAAACGCCATGGCCCTATATTAACCCCACTGTTAAGACCAAGAAAATAGTTGGTACGCCGTAAGTTGCTCTGTCCGGAGTAATCACTTTGGGAACCATTGGCGCTATAGCTAACAAAGGCGGTATTGATACCCTGCTCCCAGCTCGCTGGATTGATAAAACCTCGCGGCCGGTTTTGCATGAGTACCTGAGGGAAAGTCAGTTTCAGAGTCATCTTGCCGGCATCAAAATCGCTCTTAATATCATTGTCCTGAAAAATACTTTTAAGCAGAAGACAGCCCTTTTGTGGCGAAATTTTAGATGCCCGCTGGCGATCGAGACCCAGCTCGTCCATTTCCTCAGCGGTAAAACAGGGAAGAAGTTGTGAGGCCTGGCTCTCCTCAGGAGCGACAAAAGAAACCTCTTTGTCGCCTACAAACTCATTATTTACAAATACTGCTGTGTGATATTTTCCCGGAGGAATATCATTTCCTTGCTCCAGCCAGGACAAGTCGGCTACGTTACCTTCTTTACCCGCAAGAAAAAGCGGATTGAATTGATATTTATCCTGAGCAACGGCTGCATTGAGGAACAGAAGTAGCCCCAACGTTAACGCATTCCCGGGAAAATAAAAATTTTTATTCATAGGTATCGTCTACGAATTATCTGCATTGTATTAATGGCTCGTTAATTTATCTTCTTGTTCAACAGAGATGTCCACGCACCATAATCGTTAATAGTTTGGTAACTCATGTTTCTTGCATTACTAAAGTTACCTGGAACCGTAACACTTCCTTCAGGTGGCAGCATAAAAGGTTTGATCTCCTTATTGTCTACACGCAGCGTAATCAGGGTCAGGTAATAAGGCGTTGGGTTTTTTAACGTGAGCTTACTGCCATTGAGAGAAGGCAATATTTTCTTATATGTCTCATTTGATTTTTCAGACAGCCCTGCCGGACGGTAAAAAACTTTAATTCGACTGGCCGCAGCCAGCTGTAATGTGTTTTTTCCCTGTTCTGAAGTCTGGGGGATGGCTTTTACCGTAAGCCAGTAAAGCGTTTCCCTGTCATTCGGCAACCCTTTTCCGGTAAAGATAATACGTAAGGTATTTTCACTTTTTGGCCGCAGCACGGATAATGGCGGAACCACAACAAAGTCCTGCGTTTTCACACCGGCATCGTTTTCCAGCCATGTTTGAATAAGGAAAGGTGAAGTAGTATGAGTATTACGAACATCAAGGGACGTCTGTTTCTCATTTGCATGGTAAACCAGACGAGTTGATCCCAGCCCAACGCCACCTGAGCCAGCTATTGCCGCCTGCGCTGACAAAAATAATGAAAAGATCGCCAGCAGGAGACCAGTAACACGCATATTCGTTTACCTCTAAAAATAGAATATCCGGAATGATTAACATTCCGGCTTCAGGGTTTATTAAGAATAAGTGAGGGTATAAGTTGCTACTGCGCTTGCGTCACCTGCTGTCACACTGCCTTTTTCCGTATGGTATTTTGCACTAAATTTCAGGGTATTCGTTCCGGCGCGTAGTGCCGTGTTATCACTATTCTCATTTAACTTAATCTGGGTGCCCGCTTCATCATAAAAACGAATTGACAGATTTTGTGCCGATCCGCTTCCGCCATTCGTGCCGGTGGCCAGACCGCTGGCATCATCAGCATCGGCAATGCCGGTAAAGTTTACAGCTACATTGGTATAAGTACTGTTGTCGCAATCTTCGAGACTAATAGTGAAATCTTTTCCGGTTGAAAGTGTTGTTCCCGCTGTAGCAAGTGAAGCTGCACGTACCTGTCCCATATTGATACTCTGAACGGCAGAACTGCTGGATAAAGCACAAGCGGCAGTAATTACGCTGCCTTCAAAATTTAAGGTGCCGCCATCAACCGTAACCGGGATAACCTCATCTTCGGCATAAGACAGTGCTGGCATAACAGCTAATGCACTGCAAATTGACATTGCTACAACTGATTTCAACATTAAACGCATAATTACACTCTCCATATGCAAAAACTTTAAATTAATCTATTTAAATAACAATGAAACATAAAATAAAAACTTCACCACTGGCTGCCGACCGTTGCCGATAAATTTATAAAAAAAATTTTATTGATAACATCCCTGTCAAAAACTCCCTAACAAAATCAATACAACAACAAGATAATTAATCAACTAACTTAAAATGAACGGATAAGATTCAATCTAAAAAATGGCTCCCTGCCCGGTAGTTAGAGGCTTCCTGCGAAATAAAGCTAACTCCGTTACGGTATTAATACGGCAGGATCGCAGAATGACTTAAATTTTTTTCGAAAAGTTGACGGATCCCGGATCGGCCATCCAGGGTTAATGTTTGCCGTCTGGCTCTCAGGAATACGCTGTGAAACTTTCCCCGCGCTTCGTCATATTGCTGTTGCTAACAGGCTGTAGTCGTTCAGCTGAACTTATCCCGCCGCATGGTCAGGCAACATTCGCGCATTACCAGCAGGAAACCACACGTTGGGTAGAGCAACACCGGCTCTTTCAGAGCAGCGATCGGGTAGCCGAGCTGAGGTGGAATACGCCACAAGAATGGCGGCCGGCGGGCGTTCCTGATCAAGGCATTCTGTTGATCCATGGGTTGGGCGATTCACCCGGCTCTTTCACGGATATCGGGCCGGAACTGGCAAAGGACGGTTTTCTGGTACGTACAGTCCTGTTGCCGGGACAGGGTACACAGCCAAAAGATTTAATCGGGGTGTCGGCGGATGACTGGCGGAGTATCGTTAACGAACAGATGGCTATATTGCGCAAGGATGTGGGCAAGGTTTGGCTGGGCGGCTTTTCGACCGGAGCCAACCTGGCGATTGAATATGCCTACCAGCATCAGGACGTTAAAGGACTGCTGCTCTTTTCACCGGCGATTAAGGCGAATGAGCCGCTGGTAGCAACGACACCGTTTATTGCCTTATTCCGCAACTGGCTGCGAAAACCGAAACCCGGCTATCCCACTCAGCGCGCGACGCGTTATATGACGGTACCAACCAACGGCTTCGCGCAGTTCTGGCGCACCAGCAGCGCCGCACAGCAAAAGCTAAACCAGCATCCCTATGATAAACCGGTGCTGATCGTCGCCACCGAGCACGATTCGGTGCTGGATACCCAAAGCCTGCTGGCGCACTTTGATCGACAATTCACCTCGCCACAAAGCCGCCTGATCTGGTATGGCTATCCGCAGCCACAAAACGCGCTGTCAAACCGGGTGCTGATCCGGACAGACTCCCTGCCAGACCAGCATATCAGCCAGTTTTCCCATATGTCGGTGCTCTTTTCACCGCAGAATCCCGTCTACGGTGTGCACGGCAGCGACCGGATATGTGAAAACGGCCAGAGCGATACCGACTATCTCGCCTGCCGCCAGGGCGCTGAAGTGTGGTTTTCCGACTGGGGACTGCGGGAAACCGGTAAAATTCATGCGCGCCTGACCTGGAATCCCTGGTTCAGCTGGCAAAACAGGGTAATGAAGCAGGTTGTCTCTGATATTCCCTAACGGGCATCCCGCACTGCTTCACCAAGCTGCCACACTGCCATCGCATAGTGGTTGCTGTGGTTGTAACGGGTAATCGCGTAGAAATTAGGTAATCCGTACCAGTACTGATAGTAGGTACCCATATCAAAGCGCAACAAACTGATCTGTTGTTCGCCGTTCAGGGGCACCTGTGGTGACAGGCCAGCCGCTGACAGCTCGGCGGGTGTATAGCGGGTTTTAAAACCGTTTTCCAGCAGCGGTGCCTGTCCGTTAGCCGGTACGGCAACCGTGGCCCCCTTCACCCAGCCATGTGCGTTAAAATAGTGGGCGACGCTACCGATAGCATCGACCGGATCCCATAGGTTGATATGACCATCACCGTTAAAATCTACCGCATACTGTTTAAAAGATGACGGCATAAACTGGCCGTAGCCCATGGCACCCGCAAAGGAGCCACGCAAATCGAGCGGATCGTCGTTTTCTTCTCTCGCCATCAGCAGGAAAGTTTCCAGCTCGCTACTGAAATATTCAGCACGGCGCGGATAAGCAAAAGAGAGCGTCGCCAGCGCATCAATGATGCGGGTTTTCCCCATCACCCTTCCCCAGCGGGTTTCCACCCCAATAATGCCGACGATGATTTCCGGCGGCACACCATAGACCTGCCAGGCGCGATTGAGCGCATCCTGATACTGATTCCAGAACTGCACGCCGTTCTGAACGTTATCCGGAACGATGAATTTTTTACGATAGCGCAGCCATGCGCCATTCGGGCCGGCCGGGGGTTGATAAGCCGGTGCCTGACGATCCATCAGCCGCAATACCCAGTCCAGCCGCTTCGCCTGCGCCAGCACATCATGCAGCTGCTGACGATCGAAATTATGCTCGCGTACCATTTTATCAATAAAGGCCGCCGTCGCGGGGTTATCCGCAAAATCGCCGCCTAACGGGGCAATATTATGGGAAGGCTCCAGCAGAAAACCGTTGCCGCCCTTAAAAGGATTGCCGTGCGGTTGCGGCTGGGGTGCTTTACTGCTGCAGGCCGAAAGCAGCAGCAGCGCAGGTAACAGTGTGGCCAGATGACGCATTGAATATCCAGAGTGCGAAGCTGAAAAAGGGAAGTCATGTTAAAGCATTGGCGGCGGTGAAGAAAACAGATGTTATGTAAAGCTACGTAGGTCTGCCACTGGCGGCGCATCGTCATTACGACCGGGAAATGATTGACAACAAATAAATAAAACATTATTTCATTTATTATAAACTGTCATTTTGTTAATCAGGAGGCGTTATGAGTAAACAAGCCGCTGTACTGCTGGCTCCCGGTTTTGAAGAAGCCGAAGCCTTTATCATCATCGATATTTTAAACCGGCTGCATGTAAAGGTGACAACCATTGCCTGCCATACCTCGCGAGAGGTTCCCAGCTACCACGCTGTACCGGTAATTGCCGATGTTCTGTTATCCGACCTGCAACAGGAATTCGATGCCGTGGTGATACCCGGCGGCCCGGAAGGCACCGTTAACCTTGCCGCTAATCCGCATGTTGTGGAATTTATTCGCCGTCATGACGACGCTGGAAAATGGATTGCGCCCATCTGCTCTGCCGCCGCCCGGGTTTTGGGAGGGAATCATCTGCTGAAAGGCCGTCGTTATACCTGCTCAGGGGACCTGTATAAAGCCGTAACCGATGGCGTTTACAGCGGCGAAAACGTGGTTGAAGACGGCAATCTGCTAAGCGGTAAAGGCCTGGGCGTTAGCTTTGAGTTTGCTTTTCAGCTGGCATGGCGTTTAACCGATGACACTGAAACCGCCGATTTTCAGGCGGAACATATCTATTGCGACAGCTGGCGTTCTTACAGCGGTATTAACGCTTAACAGGTTAGTCACGCCGTTTTATTAACGCAGCGCAAGGAAAAATAAAACGGCGCATTCTCACCAGCCTGTTTGTTGCTTATTTGTGAAAATCCACTTTTAAAATAATATAAAGCCCGGGGGGAAAGTAAAACAATGAAAATAAACAGGCAGACCTTGC is a window from the Pantoea sp. CCBC3-3-1 genome containing:
- a CDS encoding carboxylesterase; this translates as MKLSPRFVILLLLTGCSRSAELIPPHGQATFAHYQQETTRWVEQHRLFQSSDRVAELRWNTPQEWRPAGVPDQGILLIHGLGDSPGSFTDIGPELAKDGFLVRTVLLPGQGTQPKDLIGVSADDWRSIVNEQMAILRKDVGKVWLGGFSTGANLAIEYAYQHQDVKGLLLFSPAIKANEPLVATTPFIALFRNWLRKPKPGYPTQRATRYMTVPTNGFAQFWRTSSAAQQKLNQHPYDKPVLIVATEHDSVLDTQSLLAHFDRQFTSPQSRLIWYGYPQPQNALSNRVLIRTDSLPDQHISQFSHMSVLFSPQNPVYGVHGSDRICENGQSDTDYLACRQGAEVWFSDWGLRETGKIHARLTWNPWFSWQNRVMKQVVSDIP
- the mltB gene encoding lytic murein transglycosylase B — its product is MRHLATLLPALLLLSACSSKAPQPQPHGNPFKGGNGFLLEPSHNIAPLGGDFADNPATAAFIDKMVREHNFDRQQLHDVLAQAKRLDWVLRLMDRQAPAYQPPAGPNGAWLRYRKKFIVPDNVQNGVQFWNQYQDALNRAWQVYGVPPEIIVGIIGVETRWGRVMGKTRIIDALATLSFAYPRRAEYFSSELETFLLMAREENDDPLDLRGSFAGAMGYGQFMPSSFKQYAVDFNGDGHINLWDPVDAIGSVAHYFNAHGWVKGATVAVPANGQAPLLENGFKTRYTPAELSAAGLSPQVPLNGEQQISLLRFDMGTYYQYWYGLPNFYAITRYNHSNHYAMAVWQLGEAVRDAR
- a CDS encoding fimbrial protein, which gives rise to MRLMLKSVVAMSICSALAVMPALSYAEDEVIPVTVDGGTLNFEGSVITAACALSSSSAVQSINMGQVRAASLATAGTTLSTGKDFTISLEDCDNSTYTNVAVNFTGIADADDASGLATGTNGGSGSAQNLSIRFYDEAGTQIKLNENSDNTALRAGTNTLKFSAKYHTEKGSVTAGDASAVATYTLTYS
- a CDS encoding DJ-1/PfpI family protein codes for the protein MSKQAAVLLAPGFEEAEAFIIIDILNRLHVKVTTIACHTSREVPSYHAVPVIADVLLSDLQQEFDAVVIPGGPEGTVNLAANPHVVEFIRRHDDAGKWIAPICSAAARVLGGNHLLKGRRYTCSGDLYKAVTDGVYSGENVVEDGNLLSGKGLGVSFEFAFQLAWRLTDDTETADFQAEHIYCDSWRSYSGINA
- a CDS encoding molecular chaperone: MRVTGLLLAIFSLFLSAQAAIAGSGGVGLGSTRLVYHANEKQTSLDVRNTHTTSPFLIQTWLENDAGVKTQDFVVVPPLSVLRPKSENTLRIIFTGKGLPNDRETLYWLTVKAIPQTSEQGKNTLQLAAASRIKVFYRPAGLSEKSNETYKKILPSLNGSKLTLKNPTPYYLTLITLRVDNKEIKPFMLPPEGSVTVPGNFSNARNMSYQTINDYGAWTSLLNKKIN